A DNA window from Labrus mixtus chromosome 4, fLabMix1.1, whole genome shotgun sequence contains the following coding sequences:
- the fgd4a gene encoding FYVE, RhoGEF and PH domain-containing protein 4a isoform X3 → MKRRRKYWFWNRKGKNARMCLLCCYEKKGRAGCLQSKSPDEEACVAVKIEHSRALGSSPACEHRDPPSVQACLNRAGGGRSDKNWRGVNGRVPASRSGSQSKPQVPPKPPHLQSPVTVPTSPWGRVQKPLFRLVMEEGGGGGGGRGAATRERARDKHSKVSDLISRFEENSNTDSKRDGSPLKQTSKSTNCSPAHRAQQTKTDTDETQEKHSSAPAALQDADKPEANGMLGQMEPEKEEKQERTNESVRIETVGLVNGDMGGGSAEPSDEHSAPHTDRTGTESHSENEDSKTESMQRNDEGSTEQKETNEQKLFKIASELLQTEKAYVARLNLLDQVFCTKLMEEANKGTFPVDVVKNIFSNICSINAFHSQFLLPGLEIRMGEWASKPRIGDILQKLTPFLKMYAEYVKNFDNAMELLKQWTDRSPQFKAIIQEIQSTDMCGSLTLQHHMLEPVQRVPRYEMLLKDYLKKLPEDDPDRRDAEKSLEIISTAATHSNSAIRKSDNLKKLMEIYEMLGEEEDIVNPSNEFIKEGHILKLAARNTSAMERYLFLFNNMLLYCVPKFSLGGPKYTVRTRIGIDGMKVLETSNEDYPHTFQVSGKERMLELQASSEQDKAGWIKAFRETIDIFQLKNESFKNALKDVEEVSNAELGVRAPRWIRDNEVTMCMKCKEPFNALTRRRHHCRACGYVVCWKCSDNKVPLAYDGNKTNKVCRDCFSILTGERVAEGKKKGILEIEAAQFSGSSIMCGFLQYCEKNKPLQKFWCVIPEKECLVLYLYKAPQDVKAQCSIPLLGYSVDDTVRPIDPPASFRLSQSKSTHNFAAETEELKQRWLKVIRVAVTGEVPECPQTNGNNSNMMDNNNTQEASTDST, encoded by the exons AGAAGAAAGGTCGAGCTGGCTGTTTGCAGTCCAAGAGTCCCGATGAGGAGGCCTGCGTGGCGGTGAAGATCGAACACTCCAGAG CTCTCGGCAGCAGCCCGGCGTGCGAGCACAGGGACCCGCCCAGCGTGCAGGCGTGTCTGAATCGAGCAGGCGGCGGGAGGAGTGACAAGAACTGGAGAGGGGTCAATGGAAGAGTCCCTGCCAGCAGGTCGGGCTCACAGTCTAAACCACAAG TGCCTCCAAAGCCGCCACATCTCCAGAGCCCAGTGACGGTGCCCACCTCTCCGTGGGGCCGCGTCCAGAAACCACTGTTCAGACTGGtcatggaggagggaggaggaggaggaggaggaagaggggctGCAACCAGGGAGAGAGCCAGGGATAAACACTCCAAAGTCTCAGACCTCATCAGTCGCTTTGAGGAGAACAG CAACACAGACAGCAAGAGAGACGGCTCGCCGCTCAAACAGACCAGCAAGTCGACAAACTGCAGTCCGGCTCACCGCGCCCAGCAGACGAAGACGGACACGGACGAGACTCAGGAGAAGCACTCCTCGGCTCCAGCCGCGCTGCAGGATGCTGACAAGCCGGAGGCTAATGGGATGCTAGGGCAGATGGAGccggagaaggaggagaaacaggagaggaCCAATGAAAGCGTGAGGATAGAGACCGTGGGGCTGGTAAACGGAGATATGGGTGGCGGGAGCGCAGAGCCGAGCGATGAACATTCAGCGCCTCACACAGACAGGACTGGTACCGAGAGCCACTCTGAGAATGAGGACAGTAAAACAGAAAGCATGCAAAGGAACGACGAAGGGAGCACAGAGCAGAAG GAGACGAATGAACAGAAGCTGTTTAAGATCGCCAGCGAGCTCTTGCAGACGGAGAAGGCGTACGTGGCCCGACTGAACCTGCTGGATCAG gTGTTCTGTACTAAGCTAATGGAGGAGGCAAACAAAGGGACATTCCCTGTTGACGTAGTGAAGAACATCTTCTCCAACATCTGCTCCATCAACGCCTTCCACAGCCAGTTTCTGCTCCCTGGACTGGAGATACGCATGGGAGAATG GGCGTCCAAACCTCGCATCGGGGACATCCTGCAGAAGCTCACACCCTTCCTCAAAATGTACGCGGAGTACGTGAAGAATTTTGACAACGCCATGGAGCTGCTCAAACAGTGGACGGACCGATCGCCTCAGTTCAAGGCCATCATTCAGGAGATTCAG AGTACAGATATGTGTGGCTCCTTGACGCTTCAGCATCACATGTTGGAGCCGGTGCAGAGAGTTCCTCGCTACGAGATGCTGCTCAAAGACTACCTGAAGAAGCTGCCTGAGGACGACCCGGACCGACGAGACGCAGAAA AATCGTTAGAAATCATCTCCACAGCCGCTACGCACTCCAACAGCGCCATAAGGAAATCT GACAATCTGAAGAAGCTGATGGAGATTTATGAGATgctgggagaggaggaggacatcgTTAACCCCTCGAATGAGTTCATCAAAGAGGGTCACATCTTAAAGCTGGCCGCCAGGAACACCTCGGCCATGGAGCGATACCTCTTCTTG TTCAACAACATGCTGCTTTACTGCGTGCCAAAGTTCAGTCTGGGCGGGCCGAAGTACACGGTGAGGACGCGGATCGGCATCGACGGCATGAAGGTCCTTGAAACCTCCAATGAGGACTACCCTCATACCTTCCAGGTGTCGGGGAAGGAGAGGATGCTGGAGCTACAGGCCAG CTCGGAGCAGGACAAGGCGGGCTGGATTAAG GCTTTCCGGGAGACCATCGACATCTTCCAGCTGAAAAACGAGTCGTTCAAGAACGCACTGAAAGACGTGGAGGAAGTGTCG AACGCAGAGCTTGGAGTGAGAGCCCCGCGCTGGATCCGCGACAATGAAGTGACCATGTGTATGAAGTGTAAAGAGCCTTTCAACGCTCTGACGAGGCGGAGACACCACTGCAGGGCCTGCGGATAC GTGGTTTGCTGGAAATGTTCAGACAACAAGGTACCACTGGCATATGACGGAAACAAGACGAATAAAGTGTGCAGAGACTGTTTCTCCATCCTGACGGGAGAAAGAGTAGCAGAGGGCAAGAAGAAGGGCATCCTGGAG ATCGAGGCAGCTCAGTTCTCAGGCAGCAGCATCATGTGTGGCTTCCTGCAGTactgtgagaaaaacaaacctttgcAGAAGTTTTGGTGCGTCATCCCTGAGAAGGAGTGTCTGGTGCTCTACCTGTACAAAGCTCcgcag GATGTGAAGGCTCAGTGTTCTATCCCCCTCCTGGGCTACTCTGTGGACGACACCGTCCGGCCCATAGACCCTCCGGCCAGCTTTCGCCTCTCGCAGTCCAAATCCACACATAACTTTGCTGCAGAAACGGAGGAGCTGAAGCAGCGCTGGCTCAAAGTGATCCGGGTGGCGGTGACAGGAGAGGTGCCAGAATGCCCTCAGACAAACGGCAACAATTCAAACATgatggacaacaacaacacacaggaagCGAGTACGGACAGcacataa
- the fgd4a gene encoding FYVE, RhoGEF and PH domain-containing protein 4a isoform X4: MDCLTDACWRCHFRHVSSEKKGRAGCLQSKSPDEEACVAVKIEHSRALGSSPACEHRDPPSVQACLNRAGGGRSDKNWRGVNGRVPASRSGSQSKPQVPPKPPHLQSPVTVPTSPWGRVQKPLFRLVMEEGGGGGGGRGAATRERARDKHSKVSDLISRFEENSNTDSKRDGSPLKQTSKSTNCSPAHRAQQTKTDTDETQEKHSSAPAALQDADKPEANGMLGQMEPEKEEKQERTNESVRIETVGLVNGDMGGGSAEPSDEHSAPHTDRTGTESHSENEDSKTESMQRNDEGSTEQKETNEQKLFKIASELLQTEKAYVARLNLLDQVFCTKLMEEANKGTFPVDVVKNIFSNICSINAFHSQFLLPGLEIRMGEWASKPRIGDILQKLTPFLKMYAEYVKNFDNAMELLKQWTDRSPQFKAIIQEIQSTDMCGSLTLQHHMLEPVQRVPRYEMLLKDYLKKLPEDDPDRRDAEKSLEIISTAATHSNSAIRKSDNLKKLMEIYEMLGEEEDIVNPSNEFIKEGHILKLAARNTSAMERYLFLFNNMLLYCVPKFSLGGPKYTVRTRIGIDGMKVLETSNEDYPHTFQVSGKERMLELQASSEQDKAGWIKAFRETIDIFQLKNESFKNALKDVEEVSNAELGVRAPRWIRDNEVTMCMKCKEPFNALTRRRHHCRACGYVVCWKCSDNKVPLAYDGNKTNKVCRDCFSILTGERVAEGKKKGILEIEAAQFSGSSIMCGFLQYCEKNKPLQKFWCVIPEKECLVLYLYKAPQDVKAQCSIPLLGYSVDDTVRPIDPPASFRLSQSKSTHNFAAETEELKQRWLKVIRVAVTGEVPECPQTNGNNSNMMDNNNTQEASTDST, encoded by the exons AGAAGAAAGGTCGAGCTGGCTGTTTGCAGTCCAAGAGTCCCGATGAGGAGGCCTGCGTGGCGGTGAAGATCGAACACTCCAGAG CTCTCGGCAGCAGCCCGGCGTGCGAGCACAGGGACCCGCCCAGCGTGCAGGCGTGTCTGAATCGAGCAGGCGGCGGGAGGAGTGACAAGAACTGGAGAGGGGTCAATGGAAGAGTCCCTGCCAGCAGGTCGGGCTCACAGTCTAAACCACAAG TGCCTCCAAAGCCGCCACATCTCCAGAGCCCAGTGACGGTGCCCACCTCTCCGTGGGGCCGCGTCCAGAAACCACTGTTCAGACTGGtcatggaggagggaggaggaggaggaggaggaagaggggctGCAACCAGGGAGAGAGCCAGGGATAAACACTCCAAAGTCTCAGACCTCATCAGTCGCTTTGAGGAGAACAG CAACACAGACAGCAAGAGAGACGGCTCGCCGCTCAAACAGACCAGCAAGTCGACAAACTGCAGTCCGGCTCACCGCGCCCAGCAGACGAAGACGGACACGGACGAGACTCAGGAGAAGCACTCCTCGGCTCCAGCCGCGCTGCAGGATGCTGACAAGCCGGAGGCTAATGGGATGCTAGGGCAGATGGAGccggagaaggaggagaaacaggagaggaCCAATGAAAGCGTGAGGATAGAGACCGTGGGGCTGGTAAACGGAGATATGGGTGGCGGGAGCGCAGAGCCGAGCGATGAACATTCAGCGCCTCACACAGACAGGACTGGTACCGAGAGCCACTCTGAGAATGAGGACAGTAAAACAGAAAGCATGCAAAGGAACGACGAAGGGAGCACAGAGCAGAAG GAGACGAATGAACAGAAGCTGTTTAAGATCGCCAGCGAGCTCTTGCAGACGGAGAAGGCGTACGTGGCCCGACTGAACCTGCTGGATCAG gTGTTCTGTACTAAGCTAATGGAGGAGGCAAACAAAGGGACATTCCCTGTTGACGTAGTGAAGAACATCTTCTCCAACATCTGCTCCATCAACGCCTTCCACAGCCAGTTTCTGCTCCCTGGACTGGAGATACGCATGGGAGAATG GGCGTCCAAACCTCGCATCGGGGACATCCTGCAGAAGCTCACACCCTTCCTCAAAATGTACGCGGAGTACGTGAAGAATTTTGACAACGCCATGGAGCTGCTCAAACAGTGGACGGACCGATCGCCTCAGTTCAAGGCCATCATTCAGGAGATTCAG AGTACAGATATGTGTGGCTCCTTGACGCTTCAGCATCACATGTTGGAGCCGGTGCAGAGAGTTCCTCGCTACGAGATGCTGCTCAAAGACTACCTGAAGAAGCTGCCTGAGGACGACCCGGACCGACGAGACGCAGAAA AATCGTTAGAAATCATCTCCACAGCCGCTACGCACTCCAACAGCGCCATAAGGAAATCT GACAATCTGAAGAAGCTGATGGAGATTTATGAGATgctgggagaggaggaggacatcgTTAACCCCTCGAATGAGTTCATCAAAGAGGGTCACATCTTAAAGCTGGCCGCCAGGAACACCTCGGCCATGGAGCGATACCTCTTCTTG TTCAACAACATGCTGCTTTACTGCGTGCCAAAGTTCAGTCTGGGCGGGCCGAAGTACACGGTGAGGACGCGGATCGGCATCGACGGCATGAAGGTCCTTGAAACCTCCAATGAGGACTACCCTCATACCTTCCAGGTGTCGGGGAAGGAGAGGATGCTGGAGCTACAGGCCAG CTCGGAGCAGGACAAGGCGGGCTGGATTAAG GCTTTCCGGGAGACCATCGACATCTTCCAGCTGAAAAACGAGTCGTTCAAGAACGCACTGAAAGACGTGGAGGAAGTGTCG AACGCAGAGCTTGGAGTGAGAGCCCCGCGCTGGATCCGCGACAATGAAGTGACCATGTGTATGAAGTGTAAAGAGCCTTTCAACGCTCTGACGAGGCGGAGACACCACTGCAGGGCCTGCGGATAC GTGGTTTGCTGGAAATGTTCAGACAACAAGGTACCACTGGCATATGACGGAAACAAGACGAATAAAGTGTGCAGAGACTGTTTCTCCATCCTGACGGGAGAAAGAGTAGCAGAGGGCAAGAAGAAGGGCATCCTGGAG ATCGAGGCAGCTCAGTTCTCAGGCAGCAGCATCATGTGTGGCTTCCTGCAGTactgtgagaaaaacaaacctttgcAGAAGTTTTGGTGCGTCATCCCTGAGAAGGAGTGTCTGGTGCTCTACCTGTACAAAGCTCcgcag GATGTGAAGGCTCAGTGTTCTATCCCCCTCCTGGGCTACTCTGTGGACGACACCGTCCGGCCCATAGACCCTCCGGCCAGCTTTCGCCTCTCGCAGTCCAAATCCACACATAACTTTGCTGCAGAAACGGAGGAGCTGAAGCAGCGCTGGCTCAAAGTGATCCGGGTGGCGGTGACAGGAGAGGTGCCAGAATGCCCTCAGACAAACGGCAACAATTCAAACATgatggacaacaacaacacacaggaagCGAGTACGGACAGcacataa
- the fgd4a gene encoding FYVE, RhoGEF and PH domain-containing protein 4a isoform X1 → MKRLISLIAVYETHSKGDSQMDYDHLVDRRLKTKPYWREELSEKKGRAGCLQSKSPDEEACVAVKIEHSRALGSSPACEHRDPPSVQACLNRAGGGRSDKNWRGVNGRVPASRSGSQSKPQVPPKPPHLQSPVTVPTSPWGRVQKPLFRLVMEEGGGGGGGRGAATRERARDKHSKVSDLISRFEENSNTDSKRDGSPLKQTSKSTNCSPAHRAQQTKTDTDETQEKHSSAPAALQDADKPEANGMLGQMEPEKEEKQERTNESVRIETVGLVNGDMGGGSAEPSDEHSAPHTDRTGTESHSENEDSKTESMQRNDEGSTEQKETNEQKLFKIASELLQTEKAYVARLNLLDQVFCTKLMEEANKGTFPVDVVKNIFSNICSINAFHSQFLLPGLEIRMGEWASKPRIGDILQKLTPFLKMYAEYVKNFDNAMELLKQWTDRSPQFKAIIQEIQSTDMCGSLTLQHHMLEPVQRVPRYEMLLKDYLKKLPEDDPDRRDAEKSLEIISTAATHSNSAIRKSDNLKKLMEIYEMLGEEEDIVNPSNEFIKEGHILKLAARNTSAMERYLFLFNNMLLYCVPKFSLGGPKYTVRTRIGIDGMKVLETSNEDYPHTFQVSGKERMLELQASSEQDKAGWIKAFRETIDIFQLKNESFKNALKDVEEVSNAELGVRAPRWIRDNEVTMCMKCKEPFNALTRRRHHCRACGYVVCWKCSDNKVPLAYDGNKTNKVCRDCFSILTGERVAEGKKKGILEIEAAQFSGSSIMCGFLQYCEKNKPLQKFWCVIPEKECLVLYLYKAPQDVKAQCSIPLLGYSVDDTVRPIDPPASFRLSQSKSTHNFAAETEELKQRWLKVIRVAVTGEVPECPQTNGNNSNMMDNNNTQEASTDST, encoded by the exons AGAAGAAAGGTCGAGCTGGCTGTTTGCAGTCCAAGAGTCCCGATGAGGAGGCCTGCGTGGCGGTGAAGATCGAACACTCCAGAG CTCTCGGCAGCAGCCCGGCGTGCGAGCACAGGGACCCGCCCAGCGTGCAGGCGTGTCTGAATCGAGCAGGCGGCGGGAGGAGTGACAAGAACTGGAGAGGGGTCAATGGAAGAGTCCCTGCCAGCAGGTCGGGCTCACAGTCTAAACCACAAG TGCCTCCAAAGCCGCCACATCTCCAGAGCCCAGTGACGGTGCCCACCTCTCCGTGGGGCCGCGTCCAGAAACCACTGTTCAGACTGGtcatggaggagggaggaggaggaggaggaggaagaggggctGCAACCAGGGAGAGAGCCAGGGATAAACACTCCAAAGTCTCAGACCTCATCAGTCGCTTTGAGGAGAACAG CAACACAGACAGCAAGAGAGACGGCTCGCCGCTCAAACAGACCAGCAAGTCGACAAACTGCAGTCCGGCTCACCGCGCCCAGCAGACGAAGACGGACACGGACGAGACTCAGGAGAAGCACTCCTCGGCTCCAGCCGCGCTGCAGGATGCTGACAAGCCGGAGGCTAATGGGATGCTAGGGCAGATGGAGccggagaaggaggagaaacaggagaggaCCAATGAAAGCGTGAGGATAGAGACCGTGGGGCTGGTAAACGGAGATATGGGTGGCGGGAGCGCAGAGCCGAGCGATGAACATTCAGCGCCTCACACAGACAGGACTGGTACCGAGAGCCACTCTGAGAATGAGGACAGTAAAACAGAAAGCATGCAAAGGAACGACGAAGGGAGCACAGAGCAGAAG GAGACGAATGAACAGAAGCTGTTTAAGATCGCCAGCGAGCTCTTGCAGACGGAGAAGGCGTACGTGGCCCGACTGAACCTGCTGGATCAG gTGTTCTGTACTAAGCTAATGGAGGAGGCAAACAAAGGGACATTCCCTGTTGACGTAGTGAAGAACATCTTCTCCAACATCTGCTCCATCAACGCCTTCCACAGCCAGTTTCTGCTCCCTGGACTGGAGATACGCATGGGAGAATG GGCGTCCAAACCTCGCATCGGGGACATCCTGCAGAAGCTCACACCCTTCCTCAAAATGTACGCGGAGTACGTGAAGAATTTTGACAACGCCATGGAGCTGCTCAAACAGTGGACGGACCGATCGCCTCAGTTCAAGGCCATCATTCAGGAGATTCAG AGTACAGATATGTGTGGCTCCTTGACGCTTCAGCATCACATGTTGGAGCCGGTGCAGAGAGTTCCTCGCTACGAGATGCTGCTCAAAGACTACCTGAAGAAGCTGCCTGAGGACGACCCGGACCGACGAGACGCAGAAA AATCGTTAGAAATCATCTCCACAGCCGCTACGCACTCCAACAGCGCCATAAGGAAATCT GACAATCTGAAGAAGCTGATGGAGATTTATGAGATgctgggagaggaggaggacatcgTTAACCCCTCGAATGAGTTCATCAAAGAGGGTCACATCTTAAAGCTGGCCGCCAGGAACACCTCGGCCATGGAGCGATACCTCTTCTTG TTCAACAACATGCTGCTTTACTGCGTGCCAAAGTTCAGTCTGGGCGGGCCGAAGTACACGGTGAGGACGCGGATCGGCATCGACGGCATGAAGGTCCTTGAAACCTCCAATGAGGACTACCCTCATACCTTCCAGGTGTCGGGGAAGGAGAGGATGCTGGAGCTACAGGCCAG CTCGGAGCAGGACAAGGCGGGCTGGATTAAG GCTTTCCGGGAGACCATCGACATCTTCCAGCTGAAAAACGAGTCGTTCAAGAACGCACTGAAAGACGTGGAGGAAGTGTCG AACGCAGAGCTTGGAGTGAGAGCCCCGCGCTGGATCCGCGACAATGAAGTGACCATGTGTATGAAGTGTAAAGAGCCTTTCAACGCTCTGACGAGGCGGAGACACCACTGCAGGGCCTGCGGATAC GTGGTTTGCTGGAAATGTTCAGACAACAAGGTACCACTGGCATATGACGGAAACAAGACGAATAAAGTGTGCAGAGACTGTTTCTCCATCCTGACGGGAGAAAGAGTAGCAGAGGGCAAGAAGAAGGGCATCCTGGAG ATCGAGGCAGCTCAGTTCTCAGGCAGCAGCATCATGTGTGGCTTCCTGCAGTactgtgagaaaaacaaacctttgcAGAAGTTTTGGTGCGTCATCCCTGAGAAGGAGTGTCTGGTGCTCTACCTGTACAAAGCTCcgcag GATGTGAAGGCTCAGTGTTCTATCCCCCTCCTGGGCTACTCTGTGGACGACACCGTCCGGCCCATAGACCCTCCGGCCAGCTTTCGCCTCTCGCAGTCCAAATCCACACATAACTTTGCTGCAGAAACGGAGGAGCTGAAGCAGCGCTGGCTCAAAGTGATCCGGGTGGCGGTGACAGGAGAGGTGCCAGAATGCCCTCAGACAAACGGCAACAATTCAAACATgatggacaacaacaacacacaggaagCGAGTACGGACAGcacataa
- the fgd4a gene encoding FYVE, RhoGEF and PH domain-containing protein 4a isoform X2 has translation MLERSLPVTGMEGFSRVAFRRKQTSLDIVEPEEEKKGRAGCLQSKSPDEEACVAVKIEHSRALGSSPACEHRDPPSVQACLNRAGGGRSDKNWRGVNGRVPASRSGSQSKPQVPPKPPHLQSPVTVPTSPWGRVQKPLFRLVMEEGGGGGGGRGAATRERARDKHSKVSDLISRFEENSNTDSKRDGSPLKQTSKSTNCSPAHRAQQTKTDTDETQEKHSSAPAALQDADKPEANGMLGQMEPEKEEKQERTNESVRIETVGLVNGDMGGGSAEPSDEHSAPHTDRTGTESHSENEDSKTESMQRNDEGSTEQKETNEQKLFKIASELLQTEKAYVARLNLLDQVFCTKLMEEANKGTFPVDVVKNIFSNICSINAFHSQFLLPGLEIRMGEWASKPRIGDILQKLTPFLKMYAEYVKNFDNAMELLKQWTDRSPQFKAIIQEIQSTDMCGSLTLQHHMLEPVQRVPRYEMLLKDYLKKLPEDDPDRRDAEKSLEIISTAATHSNSAIRKSDNLKKLMEIYEMLGEEEDIVNPSNEFIKEGHILKLAARNTSAMERYLFLFNNMLLYCVPKFSLGGPKYTVRTRIGIDGMKVLETSNEDYPHTFQVSGKERMLELQASSEQDKAGWIKAFRETIDIFQLKNESFKNALKDVEEVSNAELGVRAPRWIRDNEVTMCMKCKEPFNALTRRRHHCRACGYVVCWKCSDNKVPLAYDGNKTNKVCRDCFSILTGERVAEGKKKGILEIEAAQFSGSSIMCGFLQYCEKNKPLQKFWCVIPEKECLVLYLYKAPQDVKAQCSIPLLGYSVDDTVRPIDPPASFRLSQSKSTHNFAAETEELKQRWLKVIRVAVTGEVPECPQTNGNNSNMMDNNNTQEASTDST, from the exons AGAAGAAAGGTCGAGCTGGCTGTTTGCAGTCCAAGAGTCCCGATGAGGAGGCCTGCGTGGCGGTGAAGATCGAACACTCCAGAG CTCTCGGCAGCAGCCCGGCGTGCGAGCACAGGGACCCGCCCAGCGTGCAGGCGTGTCTGAATCGAGCAGGCGGCGGGAGGAGTGACAAGAACTGGAGAGGGGTCAATGGAAGAGTCCCTGCCAGCAGGTCGGGCTCACAGTCTAAACCACAAG TGCCTCCAAAGCCGCCACATCTCCAGAGCCCAGTGACGGTGCCCACCTCTCCGTGGGGCCGCGTCCAGAAACCACTGTTCAGACTGGtcatggaggagggaggaggaggaggaggaggaagaggggctGCAACCAGGGAGAGAGCCAGGGATAAACACTCCAAAGTCTCAGACCTCATCAGTCGCTTTGAGGAGAACAG CAACACAGACAGCAAGAGAGACGGCTCGCCGCTCAAACAGACCAGCAAGTCGACAAACTGCAGTCCGGCTCACCGCGCCCAGCAGACGAAGACGGACACGGACGAGACTCAGGAGAAGCACTCCTCGGCTCCAGCCGCGCTGCAGGATGCTGACAAGCCGGAGGCTAATGGGATGCTAGGGCAGATGGAGccggagaaggaggagaaacaggagaggaCCAATGAAAGCGTGAGGATAGAGACCGTGGGGCTGGTAAACGGAGATATGGGTGGCGGGAGCGCAGAGCCGAGCGATGAACATTCAGCGCCTCACACAGACAGGACTGGTACCGAGAGCCACTCTGAGAATGAGGACAGTAAAACAGAAAGCATGCAAAGGAACGACGAAGGGAGCACAGAGCAGAAG GAGACGAATGAACAGAAGCTGTTTAAGATCGCCAGCGAGCTCTTGCAGACGGAGAAGGCGTACGTGGCCCGACTGAACCTGCTGGATCAG gTGTTCTGTACTAAGCTAATGGAGGAGGCAAACAAAGGGACATTCCCTGTTGACGTAGTGAAGAACATCTTCTCCAACATCTGCTCCATCAACGCCTTCCACAGCCAGTTTCTGCTCCCTGGACTGGAGATACGCATGGGAGAATG GGCGTCCAAACCTCGCATCGGGGACATCCTGCAGAAGCTCACACCCTTCCTCAAAATGTACGCGGAGTACGTGAAGAATTTTGACAACGCCATGGAGCTGCTCAAACAGTGGACGGACCGATCGCCTCAGTTCAAGGCCATCATTCAGGAGATTCAG AGTACAGATATGTGTGGCTCCTTGACGCTTCAGCATCACATGTTGGAGCCGGTGCAGAGAGTTCCTCGCTACGAGATGCTGCTCAAAGACTACCTGAAGAAGCTGCCTGAGGACGACCCGGACCGACGAGACGCAGAAA AATCGTTAGAAATCATCTCCACAGCCGCTACGCACTCCAACAGCGCCATAAGGAAATCT GACAATCTGAAGAAGCTGATGGAGATTTATGAGATgctgggagaggaggaggacatcgTTAACCCCTCGAATGAGTTCATCAAAGAGGGTCACATCTTAAAGCTGGCCGCCAGGAACACCTCGGCCATGGAGCGATACCTCTTCTTG TTCAACAACATGCTGCTTTACTGCGTGCCAAAGTTCAGTCTGGGCGGGCCGAAGTACACGGTGAGGACGCGGATCGGCATCGACGGCATGAAGGTCCTTGAAACCTCCAATGAGGACTACCCTCATACCTTCCAGGTGTCGGGGAAGGAGAGGATGCTGGAGCTACAGGCCAG CTCGGAGCAGGACAAGGCGGGCTGGATTAAG GCTTTCCGGGAGACCATCGACATCTTCCAGCTGAAAAACGAGTCGTTCAAGAACGCACTGAAAGACGTGGAGGAAGTGTCG AACGCAGAGCTTGGAGTGAGAGCCCCGCGCTGGATCCGCGACAATGAAGTGACCATGTGTATGAAGTGTAAAGAGCCTTTCAACGCTCTGACGAGGCGGAGACACCACTGCAGGGCCTGCGGATAC GTGGTTTGCTGGAAATGTTCAGACAACAAGGTACCACTGGCATATGACGGAAACAAGACGAATAAAGTGTGCAGAGACTGTTTCTCCATCCTGACGGGAGAAAGAGTAGCAGAGGGCAAGAAGAAGGGCATCCTGGAG ATCGAGGCAGCTCAGTTCTCAGGCAGCAGCATCATGTGTGGCTTCCTGCAGTactgtgagaaaaacaaacctttgcAGAAGTTTTGGTGCGTCATCCCTGAGAAGGAGTGTCTGGTGCTCTACCTGTACAAAGCTCcgcag GATGTGAAGGCTCAGTGTTCTATCCCCCTCCTGGGCTACTCTGTGGACGACACCGTCCGGCCCATAGACCCTCCGGCCAGCTTTCGCCTCTCGCAGTCCAAATCCACACATAACTTTGCTGCAGAAACGGAGGAGCTGAAGCAGCGCTGGCTCAAAGTGATCCGGGTGGCGGTGACAGGAGAGGTGCCAGAATGCCCTCAGACAAACGGCAACAATTCAAACATgatggacaacaacaacacacaggaagCGAGTACGGACAGcacataa